The following are encoded together in the Citrus sinensis cultivar Valencia sweet orange chromosome 1, DVS_A1.0, whole genome shotgun sequence genome:
- the LOC102619329 gene encoding transcription factor TCP4-like, producing MGESHNHAITSSRLGIRNTGGEIVEVQGGHIVRSTGRKDRHSKVCTAKGPRDRRVRLSAHTAIQFYDVQDRLGYDRPSKAVDWLIKKAKAAIDELAELPPWNPGTVTNTRASTAKSRNAHHQQSEANEERNFQYPGSSNDVQNLPMVETPNQNQSSSFLPPALDSDSIADTIKSFFPMGASTDTTASSIQFQNYSPDLLSRTTTSHSQDLRLSLQSFQEPNSILLQHRQQPHPHHHAHSHSHQHQQQNEQVQVLFSGTTPLGGYDTASAAASAWSESAEMSRFQRMVAWNSGGGAADDSAGNASGGGFVFNSQQPPPVQPLFGQNQLFHSQRGPLQSSNTPSVRAWIDQPIGLTNDHRQQHHHHLHHHQILQQPAVHQSVISGIGFASPVGEFSGFRIPARIQGEDEEHDHGIHNRPSSASSDSRH from the coding sequence ATGGGGGAATCTCACAATCACGCAATAACATCGTCAAGACTGGGGATAAGAAACACTGGAGGGGAGATCGTTGAGGTCCAAGGAGGTCACATTGTTCGTTCAACTGGGAGAAAAGATCGCCACAGCAAAGTTTGCACTGCAAAAGGCCCAAGAGACCGCCGTGTTCGCCTCTCAGCTCACACAGCCATTCAGTTCTATGATGTTCAAGACCGCCTTGGCTACGACCGCCCCAGTAAAGCAGTAGATTGGCTCATCAAGAAAGCCAAAGCTGCCATTGATGAGCTCGCCGAGTTGCCTCCTTGGAACCCGGGAACTGTTACCAATACTAGAGCTTCTACAGCAAAATCAAGGAATGCTCATCATCAGCAGAGTGAAGCAAATGAAGAGAGAAACTTTCAGTATCCTGGTAGTTCAAATGATGTTCAGAATCTTCCGATGGTTGAAACCCCgaatcaaaatcaaagctCAAGCTTTCTTCCGCCAGCTTTAGACTCTGATTCTATTGCTGATACAATCAAGTCATTCTTTCCAATGGGTGCTTCAACTGATACAACAGCCTCATCAATTCAGTTTCAAAACTACTCACCGGATTTGCTTTCAAGAACTACTACAAGTCACAGCCAAGATCTGAGGCTTTCTCTCCAGTCCTTTCAGGAGCCAAATAGCATTCTTTTACAGCACCGCCAACAACCTCACCCACATCATCATgctcattctcattctcatcaGCATCAGCAGCAGAATGAGCAAGTTCAAGTCTTGTTCTCTGGAACCACACCACTTGGTGGCTATGATACAGCTTCTGCTGCTGCTTCAGCTTGGTCTGAGTCAGCAGAAATGTCAAGATTCCAGAGAATGGTGGCTTGGAATAGCGGTGGTGGTGCTGCAGATGATTCAGCTGGTAATGCAAGTGGTGGTGGATTTGTGTTTAATTCGCAGCAGCCGCCGCCAGTGCAGCCGTTGTTCGGCCAAAACCAGTTGTTTCATTCACAGAGGGGACCCCTTCAGTCCAGTAACACGCCTTCGGTTCGTGCTTGGATAGACCAACCAATTGGTCTTACCAATGACCATCGACAACAGCATCATCATCACCTTCACCATCATCAAATTCTACAACAGCCAGCAGTCCATCAATCTGTGATATCCGGCATTGGATTCGCCTCTCCTGTTGGTGAATTCTCTGGATTTCGCATTCCAGCACGAATCCAAGGCGAAGATGAGGAACATGACCATGGCATTCACAATAGGCCATCCTCTGCTTCCTCTGATTCTCGCCATTGA